Proteins from one Pseudomonas grandcourensis genomic window:
- the ppnN gene encoding nucleotide 5'-monophosphate nucleosidase PpnN, whose product MTQRQVINASVSPKGSLETLSQREVQQLSEAGSGSTYTLFRQCALAILNTGAHVDNAKTILEAYKDFEIRIHQQDRGVRLELLNAPADAFVDGEMIASTREMLFSALRDIVYTENELDSQRIDLSTSQGISDYVFHLLRNARTLRPGVEPKIVVCWGGHSINTEEYKYTKKVGHELGLRSLDICTGCGPGVMKGPMKGATIAHAKQRIHGGRYLGLTEPGIIAAEAPNPIVNELVILPDIEKRLEAFVRVGHGIIIFPGGAGTAEEFLYLLGILMHPDNEGLPFPVILTGPKHAAPYLEQLDAFVGATLGDAAKQHYQIIIDNPAEVARQMTQGLKAVKQFRRERNDAFHFNWLLKIDEGFQRPFDPTHENMANLKLSLDLPAHELAANLRRAFSGIVAGNVKDKGIRLIEEHGPYQIRGDAAIMQPLDLLLKAFVAQHRMKLPGGAAYVPCYRVVA is encoded by the coding sequence ATGACCCAACGCCAAGTTATCAACGCCTCCGTCAGTCCCAAAGGCAGCCTGGAAACGCTCTCGCAACGGGAAGTCCAGCAATTGAGCGAAGCCGGTTCCGGCAGCACCTACACCCTCTTCCGCCAGTGCGCCCTGGCCATCCTCAACACCGGCGCCCATGTCGACAACGCCAAGACCATTCTTGAAGCCTACAAGGATTTTGAAATCCGCATTCACCAGCAGGACCGCGGCGTGCGCCTGGAACTGCTGAACGCCCCGGCCGACGCCTTCGTCGACGGCGAAATGATCGCCAGCACCCGGGAAATGCTGTTCAGCGCCCTGCGCGACATCGTCTACACCGAAAACGAACTCGACAGCCAGCGCATCGACCTGAGCACCTCCCAGGGCATCAGCGACTACGTCTTCCACCTGCTGCGCAATGCCCGCACCCTGCGTCCCGGGGTCGAGCCGAAGATCGTGGTGTGCTGGGGCGGGCACTCGATCAACACCGAAGAATACAAATACACCAAGAAAGTCGGCCACGAACTGGGCCTGCGCAGCCTGGACATCTGCACCGGTTGCGGCCCCGGCGTGATGAAAGGCCCGATGAAAGGCGCGACCATCGCCCACGCCAAGCAACGCATCCACGGCGGCCGTTACCTGGGCCTGACCGAACCCGGGATCATCGCCGCCGAAGCGCCGAACCCGATCGTCAACGAACTGGTGATCCTGCCGGACATCGAAAAACGCCTGGAAGCCTTTGTCCGCGTCGGCCACGGCATCATCATCTTCCCGGGCGGCGCCGGTACGGCCGAAGAGTTCCTGTACCTGCTGGGCATCCTGATGCACCCGGACAACGAAGGCCTGCCCTTCCCGGTCATCCTCACCGGGCCGAAACACGCCGCGCCGTACCTGGAACAACTGGACGCATTCGTCGGCGCCACCCTGGGCGACGCCGCCAAGCAGCACTACCAGATCATCATCGATAACCCGGCCGAAGTGGCGCGGCAGATGACCCAGGGCCTCAAGGCGGTCAAGCAATTCCGCCGCGAGCGCAACGATGCGTTCCACTTCAACTGGCTGCTGAAAATCGATGAAGGCTTCCAGCGCCCGTTCGACCCGACCCACGAAAACATGGCCAACCTGAAGCTGAGCCTCGACCTGCCCGCCCACGAACTGGCGGCCAACCTGCGCCGCGCGTTCTCCGGCATCGTCGCCGGCAATGTCAAGGACAAGGGCATCCGCCTGATCGAAGAACACGGGCCCTACCAGATCCGTGGCGACGCGGCGATCATGCAACCGCTGGACCTGCTGCTCAAAGCCTTCGTCGCCCAGCACCGTATGAAACTGCCGGGTGGCGCGGCGTATGTGCCGTGTTATCGAGTCGTTGCTTAA
- a CDS encoding DUF692 domain-containing protein encodes MQTSIPPVAKASAGLGLRRGLLKDLQAAPAGDFDFLEVAPENWIGIGGAHGAALRALAERYPLSCHGLSLSLGGPSPLDVGFLQEVRGFLDHYNVPLYSEHLSYCSDDGHLYDLLPLPFTEETVHHVAARIRQAQDILGRRLAVENVSYYAAPQQDMDEVTFTNAVLREADCDLLLDVNNVYVNSINHGFDPQAFLAGIDSGRVVAMHIAGHFDESDTLKIDTHGASVKPAVWSLLAQAYARFGAQPTLLERDFNFPAFAELVAELQIIRRLQQEV; translated from the coding sequence ATGCAGACCTCCATTCCCCCCGTAGCCAAGGCCAGCGCAGGCCTTGGCCTGCGACGCGGTTTACTCAAAGACCTCCAGGCCGCACCGGCAGGCGATTTCGACTTTCTGGAAGTCGCACCGGAAAACTGGATCGGCATCGGCGGTGCCCACGGCGCGGCATTGCGCGCCCTGGCGGAACGCTATCCGTTGTCCTGTCACGGCTTGTCCCTGTCCCTCGGCGGGCCGTCGCCGCTGGACGTCGGTTTTTTGCAGGAAGTCCGGGGTTTTCTCGATCACTACAACGTGCCGCTGTACAGCGAGCACCTGAGCTATTGCAGCGATGACGGCCACCTGTATGACCTGTTGCCGCTGCCGTTTACCGAGGAAACGGTGCACCACGTCGCGGCGCGAATCCGTCAGGCCCAGGACATTCTCGGTCGGCGCCTGGCGGTGGAAAACGTCTCTTACTACGCCGCGCCTCAACAGGACATGGACGAGGTGACCTTCACCAATGCCGTGCTGCGCGAGGCCGATTGCGACTTGTTGCTGGACGTCAACAACGTGTACGTCAATTCGATCAACCACGGTTTCGATCCGCAGGCGTTTCTGGCGGGCATCGATTCGGGCCGGGTGGTGGCGATGCACATTGCCGGGCATTTCGACGAATCCGATACCTTGAAAATCGACACCCATGGTGCTTCGGTCAAACCGGCGGTGTGGTCGTTGCTGGCTCAGGCTTATGCCCGGTTCGGTGCACAACCGACCTTGCTGGAGCGGGATTTCAACTTTCCGGCATTCGCTGAACTGGTGGCGGAATTGCAGATTATTCGCCGCTTGCAACAGGAGGTTTGA
- a CDS encoding putative DNA-binding domain-containing protein, with the protein MEKSSLLHQQTAMGLYLRDPERNVPPTEMDPARAQVYRDLVFANLSSLLSGTFPVLVKILGNERWRSLVRIFLRDYRARTPKFGEIAQEFVEFLAAGPQALSDGSWPSFMVELAHYEWVEMALQQSDAEPLVGGDAALLLDRPLQVSPLAWPLAYAWPVQLVGPDYQPDVLPAQPTLLLVRRTEGWSVKFSELSPLAWRLLLRIGEFPELNGLAQLQGLAVEARMVGDSEFLEGGLALLRQMHGEGVVGVD; encoded by the coding sequence GTGGAGAAGTCGAGTCTTTTGCATCAACAAACCGCCATGGGCCTGTACCTGCGCGATCCTGAACGCAACGTGCCACCCACCGAAATGGACCCGGCGCGGGCACAGGTTTACCGGGACCTGGTGTTTGCCAACCTGTCTTCGTTGCTCAGTGGCACTTTTCCTGTGCTGGTGAAGATTCTGGGCAATGAACGCTGGCGGTCGCTGGTGCGGATCTTTCTGCGGGACTACCGCGCCCGCACGCCGAAATTCGGTGAGATCGCCCAGGAGTTTGTCGAGTTTCTCGCGGCCGGGCCTCAGGCGTTGAGCGATGGGTCGTGGCCGTCGTTCATGGTGGAGCTGGCGCATTACGAGTGGGTGGAGATGGCGTTGCAACAGTCTGACGCCGAGCCTCTGGTTGGTGGTGATGCCGCGTTGCTGCTGGATCGGCCGTTACAGGTGTCGCCGCTGGCCTGGCCGTTGGCGTATGCCTGGCCGGTGCAACTGGTGGGGCCGGATTATCAGCCGGACGTTTTACCTGCTCAGCCGACCTTGTTGCTGGTGCGGCGCACTGAGGGCTGGAGTGTGAAGTTTTCTGAACTGAGTCCGTTGGCGTGGCGGTTGTTGCTGCGAATTGGTGAGTTTCCGGAGTTGAACGGACTTGCGCAGTTGCAGGGGTTGGCGGTGGAGGCGAGGATGGTGGGGGATTCGGAGTTTCTGGAGGGTGGGTTGGCGTTGTTGCGGCAGATGCATGGGGAGGGGGTTGTTGGGGTTGATTGA
- a CDS encoding sensor domain-containing diguanylate cyclase — MGQPSIHDHIEMLRPAVPRLKVRSAVILLVAVCLSMVVIVIWEAWSSRQYRLHDKEVAMSNLAQTLASQAQASIKQADTLLFTLVDRLEHDGVDKSRLPLLLNAQRSELSQLHGVFVFDEKGQWIANSNGAGQTGVNNSDREYFIFHRDNPSRGPHIGPSIKSRSSGEWVMTVSRRVNHPDGSFAGVALASIYLSHFLQLYDSIDMGSNGVINLIADNATIVIRRPFKEADIGTSLAKSPLFTQLLPKGDAGTATIRSIIDGVERVIGYRRVEGYPLIVFTALNKDEVLGSWRKETLLSTGIVTLLLGFLGVLGGRLIKLMKQQNLVQVELLDTQDKLLEVNRNLEGLALKDALTGLANRRQLDAFIDAEMGRARRSQSELALLMIDVDHFKPFNDRYGHLAGDECLRKVSAIITDNIKRPGDLAARYGGEEFAVVLPGTDYVGAFLVAEKIRRAVLQADIAHSDSPEGTVTVSVGVCASNAASQVRPDDLIGAADKALYVAKASGRNMSVIAN, encoded by the coding sequence ATGGGACAACCGTCGATCCACGATCATATTGAAATGCTCCGGCCAGCCGTGCCCCGGCTCAAGGTCCGCTCGGCGGTGATCCTGCTGGTGGCGGTGTGCCTGTCGATGGTGGTTATCGTGATCTGGGAAGCCTGGAGCTCACGCCAGTACCGCTTGCATGACAAGGAAGTGGCGATGTCCAACCTTGCGCAGACCCTGGCATCGCAAGCGCAGGCCTCGATCAAGCAGGCCGACACGCTGCTGTTCACCCTGGTCGATCGTCTGGAGCACGACGGCGTGGATAAATCCCGGCTGCCGCTCTTGCTCAACGCCCAGCGCAGTGAGTTGAGCCAGCTCCACGGTGTATTTGTTTTCGACGAAAAAGGGCAGTGGATCGCCAACTCCAATGGCGCCGGCCAGACCGGCGTCAACAATTCCGACCGCGAATACTTCATCTTCCATCGCGATAACCCCAGCCGTGGGCCGCACATCGGGCCGTCGATCAAGAGCCGTTCGAGCGGTGAATGGGTCATGACGGTTTCGCGCCGGGTCAATCATCCCGACGGCAGCTTTGCCGGGGTGGCGCTGGCGTCGATTTACCTCAGTCATTTCCTGCAGCTCTACGACAGCATCGACATGGGCAGTAACGGCGTGATCAACCTGATCGCCGACAATGCCACCATTGTCATTCGCAGGCCCTTCAAGGAGGCCGACATCGGCACCAGCCTCGCCAAGAGCCCGTTGTTCACCCAGTTGTTGCCCAAGGGCGACGCGGGTACGGCCACGATCAGGTCGATCATCGACGGTGTCGAGCGGGTGATAGGGTATCGCCGGGTCGAGGGTTATCCGCTGATCGTTTTTACCGCGCTGAACAAGGATGAAGTGCTCGGCAGCTGGCGCAAGGAGACGCTGCTCAGCACCGGCATCGTCACGCTGTTGCTGGGTTTTCTCGGGGTATTGGGGGGGCGGCTTATCAAGCTGATGAAGCAGCAGAACCTGGTGCAGGTCGAGTTGCTGGACACCCAGGACAAGCTGCTGGAGGTCAATCGCAACCTCGAAGGCCTGGCCCTCAAGGACGCACTGACGGGGCTGGCCAACCGGCGTCAGCTCGACGCTTTCATCGATGCCGAAATGGGCCGTGCCCGACGCAGCCAGTCCGAATTGGCGCTGCTGATGATTGATGTCGACCATTTCAAACCCTTCAACGACCGCTACGGCCACCTGGCCGGTGATGAGTGTTTGCGCAAGGTCAGTGCGATCATCACGGACAACATCAAGCGCCCCGGTGACTTGGCCGCCCGCTATGGTGGCGAAGAGTTTGCCGTGGTGCTGCCCGGCACCGACTACGTGGGGGCATTTCTGGTGGCGGAGAAAATCCGTCGCGCGGTACTGCAGGCCGACATTGCCCACAGTGACAGCCCGGAAGGCACCGTGACGGTCAGCGTCGGTGTGTGTGCCAGCAATGCCGCGTCCCAGGTGCGCCCCGACGACCTGATCGGTGCGGCAGACAAGGCGCTGTACGTGGCCAAGGCCAGCGGGCGCAACATGAGCGTAATTGCCAACTGA
- a CDS encoding NAD-dependent protein deacetylase, translating into MLDRKTRDQLDRLHQLMAVQPFAVLTGAGISTPSGIPDYRDNQGVRRGRQPMMYQEFLSAPESRRRYWARAMLGWPRVRLAQPNEAHDTLARLQDTRQISGLITQNVDTLHDQAGSRDVIELHGSLHRVLCLDCGQRSERDSIQHLMETQNPYLAGIDAVQAPDGDTLLDPAFEARFQVPHCPHCAGERMKPDVVFFGENVAQATAARAMATVEQAAGLLVVGSSLMAYSAFRLCRAVVDQGKPLIAINLGKTRADEMLDLKIEGACERLLPLLAKLLGN; encoded by the coding sequence ATGCTCGACCGCAAGACCCGTGACCAACTCGATCGCCTCCATCAGCTCATGGCGGTTCAGCCGTTTGCCGTGCTGACCGGTGCCGGTATCAGCACGCCCTCGGGCATCCCGGATTATCGCGACAACCAGGGCGTGCGGCGTGGCCGGCAGCCGATGATGTACCAGGAATTTCTCTCGGCGCCGGAGTCCCGGCGACGCTATTGGGCGCGGGCGATGCTCGGCTGGCCGAGGGTGCGTCTGGCGCAGCCGAACGAGGCCCACGACACCCTGGCCCGTTTGCAAGACACGCGGCAGATCAGCGGCTTGATCACCCAGAACGTCGACACCCTGCACGACCAGGCCGGCAGTCGTGACGTGATCGAACTCCACGGCAGCTTGCACCGGGTGTTGTGCCTGGATTGCGGCCAGCGTAGCGAACGCGATTCGATCCAGCACTTGATGGAAACACAGAACCCGTACCTGGCCGGCATCGATGCGGTGCAGGCGCCGGACGGCGACACCTTGCTCGACCCGGCTTTCGAGGCGCGCTTCCAGGTCCCGCACTGCCCGCATTGCGCAGGGGAACGGATGAAGCCGGACGTGGTGTTTTTTGGCGAGAACGTCGCACAGGCCACGGCGGCCAGGGCGATGGCGACCGTCGAACAGGCTGCCGGGCTGTTGGTGGTCGGCTCGTCGCTGATGGCCTATTCGGCGTTTCGCTTGTGCCGGGCGGTGGTGGATCAGGGCAAGCCGTTGATTGCGATCAATCTGGGCAAGACCCGGGCCGATGAAATGCTGGATTTGAAGATCGAGGGGGCGTGTGAGCGGTTGTTGCCGTTATTGGCGAAGCTACTTGGCAACTGA
- a CDS encoding class I SAM-dependent methyltransferase translates to MDEARLNDFMGKLVNDMGGAAMLANVILGEELGLYRAMADSQPITPETLAEKTGCNTRLLREWLSAHAASGYMEHRDGQFRLPEEQAMALANEDSPVYVAGGISVVASFFHDKDKLVNAMRGNGALPWGDHHPCMFSGTERFFRPGYKAHLVAEWLPTLDGVVAKLEAGAKVADIGCGHGASTVIMAQAFPDSRFVGFDYHAPSVTVATQRAEEGGVSSRARFFQGNAKSYPGSDYDLICYFDCLHDMGDPVGAAKHAYESLKDDGTVLLVEPYANDLLDDNINPVGRLFYAASTFICTPNSLSQEVGLGLGAQAGEARLRKVFSEAGFTRFRRATETPFNLILEARK, encoded by the coding sequence ATGGACGAGGCCAGACTCAACGATTTCATGGGCAAACTGGTGAATGACATGGGCGGCGCGGCGATGCTCGCCAACGTCATCCTCGGCGAAGAGCTCGGCCTGTACCGGGCGATGGCCGACAGTCAGCCCATCACCCCCGAAACCCTTGCCGAGAAAACCGGCTGCAACACCCGCCTGCTGCGCGAATGGCTCAGTGCCCATGCCGCCTCCGGCTACATGGAACACCGCGACGGCCAGTTCCGCCTGCCCGAAGAGCAAGCCATGGCTTTGGCAAACGAAGACTCACCGGTTTATGTGGCGGGCGGAATCAGCGTGGTCGCGTCGTTTTTCCATGACAAGGACAAACTGGTCAACGCCATGCGCGGCAACGGCGCCCTTCCCTGGGGCGATCACCATCCGTGCATGTTCAGCGGGACCGAACGCTTCTTCCGTCCCGGCTACAAAGCCCATCTGGTCGCCGAATGGTTGCCGACCCTCGATGGCGTGGTGGCCAAACTGGAAGCCGGGGCCAAAGTGGCGGACATCGGCTGCGGCCATGGTGCCTCGACGGTGATCATGGCCCAGGCGTTTCCGGATTCGCGCTTCGTCGGTTTCGACTACCACGCGCCGTCCGTTACCGTTGCCACCCAACGGGCCGAAGAAGGAGGTGTATCCAGCCGGGCCAGGTTCTTCCAGGGCAACGCAAAAAGCTACCCCGGCAGCGACTACGACCTGATTTGCTACTTCGACTGCCTGCACGACATGGGCGACCCGGTGGGTGCGGCCAAACATGCCTATGAGTCGTTGAAGGACGACGGCACCGTGTTGCTGGTCGAGCCCTACGCCAACGATTTGCTCGACGACAACATCAACCCGGTCGGACGCCTGTTCTACGCGGCGTCGACCTTCATCTGCACACCCAACTCGCTGTCCCAGGAAGTCGGTCTCGGACTCGGTGCCCAGGCCGGTGAAGCGCGGTTGCGTAAGGTGTTCAGCGAGGCCGGATTCACCCGTTTCCGTCGGGCCACGGAAACGCCGTTCAACCTGATCCTGGAGGCGCGTAAATAA
- a CDS encoding DUF3087 domain-containing protein, with translation MFEIQPMNADTYRQQTRRSTLIIALIFLALAMVLSTAAVALFGTPGGDNLRFNVGGVFVAVLAMAALMRKVFWRQEWMAPAVYSWQLKRSLMRVTNVMHHVTAAVDKGDPVAMKLLRFYHLGLNQMHQLDGNSSDHGQLLREMDQHKERMQALGIDIEQTRLDPTWLEAVKQARG, from the coding sequence ATGTTTGAAATCCAGCCGATGAACGCCGACACCTACCGGCAACAGACACGGCGCAGTACGCTCATCATTGCCCTGATCTTTCTGGCACTGGCGATGGTGCTGTCCACGGCGGCGGTGGCTTTGTTCGGCACGCCGGGGGGCGACAATCTGCGCTTCAACGTCGGTGGCGTGTTTGTTGCGGTGCTGGCGATGGCGGCGCTGATGCGCAAGGTGTTCTGGCGCCAGGAATGGATGGCGCCAGCGGTCTACAGTTGGCAACTCAAGCGCAGCCTGATGCGCGTTACCAATGTCATGCATCATGTAACGGCGGCCGTGGACAAAGGCGATCCGGTTGCGATGAAGCTGTTGCGTTTCTACCATTTGGGGTTGAACCAGATGCATCAGCTCGATGGCAACTCCAGCGACCACGGCCAGTTGCTCCGCGAAATGGATCAGCACAAGGAACGAATGCAAGCGCTGGGCATCGATATCGAACAGACGCGGCTGGATCCGACGTGGCTGGAGGCGGTAAAGCAGGCCAGGGGCTAA
- a CDS encoding NUDIX domain-containing protein, which translates to MRQRNSARLLVINPSQQVLLFHFQHKNDALAGQSHWATPGGGLEQGESFEAAAVRELFEETGLNVAAVGASVAERRVPMMLPSGETVLSVERYFVVHTDSERLTREGWTANEVRVMADHKWWSVAELRETRETVWPEQLITMLENA; encoded by the coding sequence ATGCGCCAACGTAATTCCGCCAGACTGCTGGTGATCAATCCCTCGCAACAGGTTCTGCTGTTTCACTTCCAGCACAAAAACGATGCCCTCGCTGGCCAAAGCCACTGGGCGACACCCGGTGGAGGTCTTGAGCAAGGTGAATCCTTCGAGGCGGCGGCGGTTCGTGAACTGTTTGAAGAAACCGGACTGAATGTCGCTGCCGTGGGAGCCAGCGTTGCAGAGCGGCGTGTTCCGATGATGTTGCCCAGTGGCGAAACCGTGCTGTCGGTTGAACGGTATTTTGTGGTTCATACCGACAGTGAACGCCTGACCCGCGAGGGGTGGACGGCTAACGAAGTGCGAGTCATGGCGGACCATAAATGGTGGTCCGTCGCCGAGCTGCGAGAGACCCGGGAAACGGTGTGGCCGGAGCAGTTGATCACGATGCTGGAAAACGCCTGA